The genomic region TTCAATGTTTTCAAGCCAACGCTCATTGGTCATATTGGGCATACCATATATTAAATCGATAGAAATATTTTCAAAGTAGTGAGTCGCCAAGGACAAGGATGCTATGGCTTCTTCAGACGAATGTGCCCTGTTCATCAGTTTTAAATCTTGGTCAAAAAAAGATTGTACGCCAATACTCAAACGATTTACAGGGCTTTGGGATAGTTGGGTTATTTTGTCTTTTGATAGGTCATCTGGGTTGGCCTCTAAAGTAATTTCGGGATTTTTGGCCACGGTGTAGTGGCCATATACCGATGCGATTATTCTTTTTATCTCATCGGTATCTAAAACAGATGGCGTACCACCACCAAAGTATATAGTTTCTACAATTTCACCTTTAAACTCATCCTTTCTAAATTCCAGTTCTTTACAGAATGCCATAACCATAGCTTCTTTCTTTCCCATACTGGTAGAAAAATGAAAATCACAATAGTGGCAGGCTTGCTTGCAAAAGGGGATGTGAATGTAGATACCGCCGCCCCGAGAGGCAGTATTTATTGAGTCATTTGATTTTTTTGGTTGTTTCAATCCTTACTATTATTTCTTTTTTCTAAGATTGACAACAGGCGTTTCCCCTTTAGGATTTTGGGGGCTATTCTGCTTCACAAAAGCGGACCAACCGGTATAGCTTTTTCCCACATCTACCCTACCTTCATTATAAAAATGACATACTGCGGCCGCAAGGCCATCGGTACTGTCCAAATTTTTAGGGAGTGTTTTCAACCCTAGAACACTTTGCAGCATTTTGGCGACCTGTTCCTTACTGGCGTTACCGTTGCCCGTTATGGCCATCTTAATTTTTTTTGGAAGGTATTCGGTAATCGGTATTTGACGTGAAAGTCCGGCAGCCATGGCTACGCCTTGCGCTCGGCCCAATTTTAGCATAGACTGTACATTTTTGCCAAAAAATGGGGCTTCAATGGCAATTTCATCGGGATGATAGGTGTCTATCAACTCTAGGGTGCGTTCAAAAATAAGTTTCAATTTAGTATAGGGGTCATCATATTTTTTGAGCAATAGCTCGTTCATTTGAATGAACTGCATCTTTTTTCCCGTTACCTTGATAATCCCAAACCCCATAATAGTGGTACCTGGATCAATGCCCAATATGATTTTTTCCGAAGCCAAAAGCTAATTGAGTTTTGTGTTGAGAACAATGGGGATACGAAACTTTGCGTTTACCGGAATCCCCCTTTTCAGGGCCGGTTCAACTTTTGGCAAACTCTTTAAGCTTTGCGTGATTATCTCATCAAATTCTGGCATTTGTTCATCTATGGTAATATCTTTTTGGATGTTCAAAACGGATACCGTACCTTCTTTGTCCATCAAAAAATCAACGAACAAGGTATCGTTTACATCTTTGTTGAGGACGAATTCAAAATCTTGTAAGGTCATTGAAAAATGAAGTAGGATATTTTCCTGAAAACATCTTCTTTGGTTCATTTTGGATGATGTCTCATCACAATCGCTGAACAGGGGATATTGATCCAGGTCGTTCCAATCGATCTGCTGCATTTCTTCTTCTACCAGTTTTTGTGTTTTGGCATCTTTGGAGGGCAACCACTCGCAAGAGGCCAAAAGGCATAACACACCCAAAAACAAAAGATTTTTCATCAAGAATGAGGTTCTGACCGGAAAATTACGACTTTTTGGGCAAGTACGGTAGGCTGGGGAAAGCTTTAAGAGTAGCGGGTACTATTTTTTACCAAAGTGGATATCCTCCTTGAATTTTCGGATTCGTTTAGCGGCTATGCTCGATAAATACTCATCTTGCCCATTAAATTTTTTCATAAAAGACTCATAACAATCCAATATCGTCTTAGAATCTTTATAATACTGTTCAGAGGTAGTATATAGTTGAAAATGTGACCGTATATCATCTGGATCCTCATTACAAGCCAATTTGTAATACTTTAAAGCGGACCCCAAATCTTGCTTCTCTCTGGCCAAACTTGCCAAATAATGATACTCCCTGTTCAAAAATGGGTCTTGGGCTTCAATAGATTTTTTGATACAGTATGCCGCACTGTCCCTTTTCGGCTTCTTTATAATAGGTCTGAGCGAGTTGAAAATAGGCATCTGCATTGGTTTCGTTTATTTCCAATACTTTTTTCAAGGCAATTTTGGCCTTGTCAAACTCCCAATGTCTATAATAACTATAGCCTAGTTTTGCATAGATATACTCTTTGCTTTCACCCAACTGCAACAGTTTTTCAAACCAAGGGATAGCTTTGCCATATTCTGAATTATTATACAAGGCCAATGCCTTTAGGTTGATAAGCGACACATTTTCTGAATAATATGACAGCCCTCTATTGGCATATACCAAGGCACTATCATTATCATTTTGAGTTACACAATATTTTGCGAGTTGAAAAAAACTTCTTATGTGTGTACTATCCATTAATATGGCCTTTATGAAAGCATCAATACTTTCGTCCCGATTTTCGGCATTTTGAAGTGACAGCCCATGGTAATAGTGATATTCAGGGTTGGTCTTGCCACTTTTTGCTAAACGGGAGAACATCTAGTATGCTTTCTCTACCTGCTTTACCTTTAAATACAACTTTCCCAATTCAAAACGGGCAATTTGCGAACTGGTATCGCTTTTGATGATATTTTCATATTGGATTACAGCCTTTTTATAGTTTCCAATATTGTGATAGGCACGGGCAATTTGCAGCCATGATTTCTGCGAACCTATTTTTGCGTAGCCATTAATTGCCTGTTTATAGTTACCGATGGTATACAAACTATCCGCGGTTTCCGCTACCGAAGATTGAGCCTCGGCCTTCACTATGCCAAAAAACACCAAAAAGACAAGGGTATTTTTCAATCGCTCTTTTTTGTAATTATCTCTATCACCCCGTTTTTACCTTTATCACCGTATTTTCTTTTTGCCGCATCCCCTTTTAGAACATTCACCGACTTTATACGGTCTGGATTCATTTTGTACATTTCGTAGTCATGAGATTCCTTACCATCGATTATTATTAACGGTGGTGTTTTATTTTCGTGCAATGATTCTTGCGATACATCATCCTTTTTTAGTTTGAAATTTACTGGGATTGAAAACGGCACCTTTACAATTTCCCCTTTTTGTTTTCCAGGTTTCATTTTGGGCAATAAAGAAATAATACGCTCGGTCTCTTGCTCCAAGAGTTTATCGGAGCCTCGCATTCTCAAATCACCAATACTCCCATCCTTTTGAATAACGAAAAATGTACTCACCCTACCTTGTATGCCTTTCTCTTGTGCTGCTTTGGGATAGCTGAAATTTTTCCTAATGTGCTCGTTCATTTTTTCTTGAAAACATTTTCTTTTATTTTCTGCATTTTCGCAACCCGGAAATACTGGAACTTCATCAACCACTGCGAATGGCACACCTACCCCTTTTTGATTTGAAGTTTCTTTCTCAATAACATAGCCGTTAATTACCGTATCTTCTTTTGAAGCATCCTTAACCTCATCATGGGTTTGCTCGTTCCCATCAAGGTTATATGAAATAGGCATTGAAAAAATAACGTTAGTTTTCTTTCCTTTATGAACTCCCGCTTGCATTCGGGGAAGTAGACCAATTATTCTTGCCGCCTCTTGTTCCAATATCATATCGGGTCCGTGTGCTCTTATGTTTCCAATGGCGCCGTTATTTAAAATAGTGAAAATAACACTTACCCTGCCTTGAATTCCTTTTTCCAGTGCCTCTTCGGGATATCTAAAGTTTTTTCGAATATGCTTGCGTATGTTTTCATAAAAACAGCCTCTTTTATCACCATCGTTTTCGCAGCCAGGAAAAACGGGCACTTCATCTACTTCTGAAAATGGAATATCATTCGCATCTGCCAACGTTTGAACTTTTTGTTTTTTGGTGCCAAATAAAACGAAATCATCTTTTGGTATTTTGGATTCAATATGCATTTTTGCTTTGATCATAGTGTTTTCAAAACCCGAAATGAGAGAGCCATCATCAGTTCTAATCAAAGTTATCGTTGTATCATCATCTTTAATAATAAGTTCTACACCTTGCTCTGCTTCCTCAAAAATCAATAATAAGGATTGAATTTTTTCTTTTTCAGTAATTGTAAGTTTTTCGATATCGTTTACAACTAGGATGGGTAAATCCTTATCTTTTGAGGTCTTTTTACCGCTATTATCAAATAAGGCCAAATCTGTTTTTCCAAAGATTTGAAATGCATATCGGCCGTCAGTCAAAATCATGGTCGAGTAATTTGGATGGTCTTGGTCAAAAATCTCATCCAACTTATTATTGAAAGCCCTAAGTTCTTTTCCCGTAAAATCTTTACTGTTTTCTACTTCAAAAACATAACCGTTAGATGGGTAAACCTCTTTTATATCAATCAAAAGAATTTTGGAATCAAAAACTCCAATAGAATACTTGATATTGTTGTCCAATATCTGAAATACTTTTGTTCTGTTTACATAATTGGTATATCTACCTGTTGAAGGTAATGGGAACTTATGTGAAATAGGTTTGGTATTCTTTATTTCGTTATTTATTTTTTTATCCATCTCGGTAAAATGCAACTTGGTCATAACTTCATTTTTGAAGTAGTCTTCCTTTGATAGTATTTCTTTGGAATCCCTATATTTTTTGACCTTTGGCGAATTAAAGTAATATGCATTAAAAGAGCCCCATTCTTCAACCTCCTTCATTATTTCGGCTTCAACTTTTTCTATCAATTCCGAATCTTTTATCGTTTGGTTTTCGACACTGTTGTTTTCTTGGTTTAATTCCTGTGCTGAAGATGTGTATATCAACATACCTAAGACCAAAGGCACCAATAGCAGATATTTTAATTGCCAAATTCGTTTTGATTTGGTTTTTTGAAGCATAACAATTCGTTTTTTAATTAATGAAGTTTTGAAAAAATGATTGACGAAAGAGATATTTTGGGTCTGAAACACCTGGGATAGCAAAAATTCATATTGTGCCCCCTTATTTGTTTTGGCCACATGAGCATCTGCGATGAATTCATGCAGTTCGGCCACCCTATTCTGATAAACATAGACCAATGGGTTAAACCATGCCATAATCCGCATCAACTCAAAAAACAACAAATCATAGGAATGTCTTTGCCGTATGTGCACCAACTCATGTTGAATTATGCTCTCGTAATCTGTTTTTAGGACTCTGTCCCCTATGAAAATAAATTTGAAAAATGAAAAGGCCATGTTACTGTCTTTTATAACGATACGTGTAAAATCGAGAAAATAACGCACCTCACCTCTTTTTCTTAATAGTCGTAATTGATATAACTTATAGCCAAAATAAATTGATGCAATCAACATACCTACCAATAACAATATATATTCCCACGGCATGGAAAATGAGGACGCTGTATTTTGGCTCACAGTAACGGCAATACTATTATCTGTATGCCATAAAAACTCTGGATATGTGTATAACTTTTGGGGAACCGTTGTTTTTAAAGCCTCCAGCTTTATCCAGGGCAAGAAAAGTGACAGCATGTACGTAAAAATGAGATATACCCTGTTCCACTGAAAAAAAGTTTCCCTTTTTAAAAAGAAGTCGTAGATGATGAGGAATATCAATTGAAAAGTGATGCACTCCAAAATATACTGTACCATTCTAAATAGTTTTAGTTGTCCGTTTTTCTATTTTTTGACTTTGTATCCTTTTTAATTTCCTGTAAAATAGATTCCAATTCGGACAAGCTCACATCGTTCTTCTTCACAAAAAATGAAACCATACTCTTAAACGAGCCATGAAAATAACCATCCACTAATTTATTGATGGACTGGCTGCTGTAGTCCGCTTTTTTCAATAACGGAAAATATAGATACCCTTTACCCTCTTGTTCGTGGTCTACAAAACCTTTGCTTTCCAGTATGCGAACAATTGTAGAAACCGTATTATACGCAGGTTTAGGTTCGGGTAGCTTATCAATAATGGCAGCTACATTACATTTTTCTAACTGCCATAATACGTGCATTACCTCCTCTTCTGCTTTGGTCAATTGCTTCATTCAACTAATTTTTTAGTTTAAATTGAATTCAAATATAACTAAAATTTTAGTTTAAACTAAAATTTTAGTTATAAATTATATTTGAAAACCCGGTAGATGTAACAAATCCTATATATCTTAGACCAACATATTAAAAGAAATGTATGGATATTGCTTTACTCATCATAGGTTTTGTGCTTATGCTCATTGGTATTCTAGGTAGTTTTTTGCCTGTTTTACCCGGTCCCCCCATCAGCTGGATAGGACTCTTATTGCTATACTTGACCAAAGCCATACCCAACGACTGGTGGGTTTTGGGAGTGACCTTGGTTATTGCTTTGGTCGTTTTTGCCCTGGATTATATTATCCCCGCTATCGGCACTAAAAAATTTGGCGGCACAAAAGCGGGCATGATCGGTACTACGCTTGGTTTACTGGTCGCTATTTTTTTTCCTGTACTGGGTCCTTTTGGGATTATCATATGGCCCTTTGCCGGTGCTTTGATAGGTGAGCTTCTAAATAAGGCCGATAAAAAAACCGCTACGAAGGCGGCCTTTGGTTCTTTTTTGGGGTTTTTAACGGGAACCTTTCTAAAATTTGTGGTCTCCATTGTGTATTTGGGCCTTTTTATAACAACGGCATGGGATTACAAAGCGGCCTTGTTCCCGTACTTTGATTGATTTAATTTGGATATATGCATGCACCAAGACTTTTTGAGAAAAAAATTTTTGTGTACGGATTGCCCATATTGTTCATTCTTTTCACAAGCATATTGGCAATCAGCCCTCTAATGCAAAAGCATCCTAAATTGGCAATAGCGGTTACTTATGACCTGACGTTGACGGCTCCCTTGCTATTTTTGTTCCTATCCAAGAAAAAAGCCAAAAACAAACTAAAAACCGTTCCGTTTTTTATAATGGGCATTTTACTGGCTACTGTACTCTTGCCAGAAAACCAACAAGAACATGTAAACTATATAAAAACATATTTGTTCCCTGTAGTAGAATGCGCCGTTCTACTTTTAGTACTGTATAAAATCTACAAAAGTGTACGAATATTCAAATACAACTCCAAACA from Costertonia aggregata harbors:
- a CDS encoding BlaI/MecI/CopY family transcriptional regulator, with amino-acid sequence MKQLTKAEEEVMHVLWQLEKCNVAAIIDKLPEPKPAYNTVSTIVRILESKGFVDHEQEGKGYLYFPLLKKADYSSQSINKLVDGYFHGSFKSMVSFFVKKNDVSLSELESILQEIKKDTKSKNRKTDN
- a CDS encoding tetratricopeptide repeat protein; the protein is MKNTLVFLVFFGIVKAEAQSSVAETADSLYTIGNYKQAINGYAKIGSQKSWLQIARAYHNIGNYKKAVIQYENIIKSDTSSQIARFELGKLYLKVKQVEKAY
- a CDS encoding tetratricopeptide repeat protein → MFSRLAKSGKTNPEYHYYHGLSLQNAENRDESIDAFIKAILMDSTHIRSFFQLAKYCVTQNDNDSALVYANRGLSYYSENVSLINLKALALYNNSEYGKAIPWFEKLLQLGESKEYIYAKLGYSYYRHWEFDKAKIALKKVLEINETNADAYFQLAQTYYKEAEKGQCGILYQKIY
- a CDS encoding energy transducer TonB, which translates into the protein MKNLLFLGVLCLLASCEWLPSKDAKTQKLVEEEMQQIDWNDLDQYPLFSDCDETSSKMNQRRCFQENILLHFSMTLQDFEFVLNKDVNDTLFVDFLMDKEGTVSVLNIQKDITIDEQMPEFDEIITQSLKSLPKVEPALKRGIPVNAKFRIPIVLNTKLN
- a CDS encoding DUF456 domain-containing protein — encoded protein: MDIALLIIGFVLMLIGILGSFLPVLPGPPISWIGLLLLYLTKAIPNDWWVLGVTLVIALVVFALDYIIPAIGTKKFGGTKAGMIGTTLGLLVAIFFPVLGPFGIIIWPFAGALIGELLNKADKKTATKAAFGSFLGFLTGTFLKFVVSIVYLGLFITTAWDYKAALFPYFD
- a CDS encoding M56 family metallopeptidase; the protein is MVQYILECITFQLIFLIIYDFFLKRETFFQWNRVYLIFTYMLSLFLPWIKLEALKTTVPQKLYTYPEFLWHTDNSIAVTVSQNTASSFSMPWEYILLLVGMLIASIYFGYKLYQLRLLRKRGEVRYFLDFTRIVIKDSNMAFSFFKFIFIGDRVLKTDYESIIQHELVHIRQRHSYDLLFFELMRIMAWFNPLVYVYQNRVAELHEFIADAHVAKTNKGAQYEFLLSQVFQTQNISFVNHFFKTSLIKKRIVMLQKTKSKRIWQLKYLLLVPLVLGMLIYTSSAQELNQENNSVENQTIKDSELIEKVEAEIMKEVEEWGSFNAYYFNSPKVKKYRDSKEILSKEDYFKNEVMTKLHFTEMDKKINNEIKNTKPISHKFPLPSTGRYTNYVNRTKVFQILDNNIKYSIGVFDSKILLIDIKEVYPSNGYVFEVENSKDFTGKELRAFNNKLDEIFDQDHPNYSTMILTDGRYAFQIFGKTDLALFDNSGKKTSKDKDLPILVVNDIEKLTITEKEKIQSLLLIFEEAEQGVELIIKDDDTTITLIRTDDGSLISGFENTMIKAKMHIESKIPKDDFVLFGTKKQKVQTLADANDIPFSEVDEVPVFPGCENDGDKRGCFYENIRKHIRKNFRYPEEALEKGIQGRVSVIFTILNNGAIGNIRAHGPDMILEQEAARIIGLLPRMQAGVHKGKKTNVIFSMPISYNLDGNEQTHDEVKDASKEDTVINGYVIEKETSNQKGVGVPFAVVDEVPVFPGCENAENKRKCFQEKMNEHIRKNFSYPKAAQEKGIQGRVSTFFVIQKDGSIGDLRMRGSDKLLEQETERIISLLPKMKPGKQKGEIVKVPFSIPVNFKLKKDDVSQESLHENKTPPLIIIDGKESHDYEMYKMNPDRIKSVNVLKGDAAKRKYGDKGKNGVIEIITKKSD
- the ruvC gene encoding crossover junction endodeoxyribonuclease RuvC, whose translation is MASEKIILGIDPGTTIMGFGIIKVTGKKMQFIQMNELLLKKYDDPYTKLKLIFERTLELIDTYHPDEIAIEAPFFGKNVQSMLKLGRAQGVAMAAGLSRQIPITEYLPKKIKMAITGNGNASKEQVAKMLQSVLGLKTLPKNLDSTDGLAAAVCHFYNEGRVDVGKSYTGWSAFVKQNSPQNPKGETPVVNLRKKK